In Brachypodium distachyon strain Bd21 chromosome 2, Brachypodium_distachyon_v3.0, whole genome shotgun sequence, one genomic interval encodes:
- the LOC100846605 gene encoding LOW QUALITY PROTEIN: uncharacterized protein LOC100846605 (The sequence of the model RefSeq protein was modified relative to this genomic sequence to represent the inferred CDS: deleted 2 bases in 1 codon): protein MAGTAQATALDIYEVPFSDLHLLLSPEAVAGDDDEGRRRRLLDTVGAALGRGGTGLLAVAGVPRAAALRRRILPLARRLALMDHPSRAHLLKKHGLGSDVPLKKLDRSVSSFAWLLRHGDSGKLHLPLPESEEVPPPGVDRFGEHKGDDDDDDDDVENLGELFKELGLCMMELGILVARACDIVTGGNQLEQTIADFGSAKVRLIHYHSELDNIVIKENSKNRRNLVRNARTTAKPALDHMDKSYQRPGSEDGSCIRSGKEKDCKDMVTQGQSSAVSLENLWQEWHYDYGVLTVLTA from the exons ATGGCGGGGACGGCGCAGGCGACGGCGCTGGACATCTACGAGGTCCCTTTCTCCgacctccatctcctcctctcgcCGGAAGCGGTGGCcggtgacgacgacgaaggccggcgccgccgcctcctggaCACCGTAGGGGCCGCGCTCGGCCGGGGCGGCACCGGGCTGCTGGCCGTCGCCGGAGTCCCGCGCGCggccgccctccgccgccggatccTCCCCCTGGCCCGCCGCCTAGCCCTCATGGACCACCCGTCCCGCGCCCACCTCCTCAAG AAGCACGGCCTGGGCAGCGACGTGCCTCTGAAGAAGCTCGACAGGTCCGTCTCCTCGTTCGCGTGGCTCCTAAGGCATGGTGATTCAGGCAAGCTCCACTTGCCGTtgccggagtcggaggaggTGCCGCCACCAGGTGTTGATAGATTTGGGGAACACAAGggggatgatgatgatgatgatgatgatgttgaGAACCTTGGTGAGCTATTTAAGGAGCTTGGGTTGTGCATGATGGAGCTTGGTATCTTGGTTGCACGGGCTTGCGACATTGTTACCGGTGGGAATCAGCTGGAGCAGACCATTGCCGACTTTGGGAGCGCAAAGGTGAGGCTCATCCACTACCACTCGGAGTTGGATAACATTGTTATCAAGGAGAACAGCAAGAACAGAAGAAACTTGGTGCGTAATGCAagaacaacagcaaaacctGCACTGGATCACATGGATAAGTCA TATCAGAGGCCAGGATCAGAAGATGGATCGTGCATCAGatcaggaaaagaaaaggattgCAAGGATATGGTGACACAAGGTCAGAGCAGTGCAGTTTCTCTCGAGAACTTATGGCAAGAGTGGCACTACGATTATGGAGTCCTTACTGTCTTAACAGCATGA
- the LOC104583264 gene encoding replication protein A 70 kDa DNA-binding subunit C, with protein sequence MISRAEQGVTNIAYSPRQGLLGSSTAARAEHAVKNLPFSGFYGPMQSQNAIYAKMQQLSLNSHKGQRLAVPWAFGFPGNTYGYRVHPLYQQTPPMYMNGGPVTNNEGPAIPIANLNPYLARWTIKGRVTGKTEVRHFGEGKVFSFDLLDAQGDEIRATCFNSLVDQYYDKIVVGNVYLISRASVKPVLRKKANPLNHEHELILDASTSVESCSGDDGSIPLQRYNFRQISEIENLDCSSTVDFLGVVTSVSPSVTIARKNGPEAHKRTIQLKDMSGRSVPITLWGNFCDVEGQLLHSQWESGLNPILAVKGGRISHFNGPSVGTTSSSQLKINPDLPAAEKLRRWYAAEQEDDVYQTIVQINDEDFGTLSQPDLATVVATISFVCSGACCYPACDLMFNGEQCKKRVTADGDWWWCNRCLRRSKTCEYRYHIVCQIHDHTGSTYATVSQKAARDIIGRKAQEFYTIKDAVQNGQEFEKIMQGILGCEYLLKMSIKKVAENGIVVKRVIVEAERLDLSNSRRVLGAIDKLSKDNSSSSVGDIEI encoded by the coding sequence ATGATCTCAAGGGCTGAGCAAGGTGTTACCAATATAGCATATTCTCCTCGTCAAGGCTTGTTGGGATCTTCTACTGCTGCAAGGGCAGAGCATGCTGTGAAGAATCTGCCGTTCTCTGGATTTTATGGTCCAATGCAATCACAAAACGCAATCTATGCCAAGATGCAGCAGCTTTCACTGAACTCTCATAAAGGCCAAAGGCTTGCAGTTCCTTGGGCCTTTGGCTTTCCTGGTAATACTTATGGGTACCGTGTGCATCCTTTGTATCAACAAACACCTCCAATGTATATGAATGGAGGCCCTGTTACTAACAATGAAGGTCCTGCCATCCCAATTGCTAATTTAAACCCATACCTAGCCAGATGGACAATCAAAGGTAGGGTTACTGGAAAGACTGAGGTCCGGCATTTTGGCGAAGGGAAAGTCTTCTCCTTCGATCTACTTGATGCCCAGGGTGATGAAATTCGTGCAACATGTTTCAATTCACTGGTTGACCAATATTATGACAAAATTGTGGTTGGAAATGTGTACTTGATATCTAGAGCATCGGTGAAACCTGTACTCCGAAAGAAAGCCAACCCTTTAAACCATGAGCATGAACTGATTCTGGATGCTTCAACATCTGTAGAAAGTTGTTCTGGTGATGATGGCAGCATCCCTTTGCAGCGATACAATTTCCGACAGATCAGTGAAATAGAAAATCTGGACTGTTCTTCCACGGTAGATTTTCTTGGGGTTGTTACATCAGTGAGCCCTTCTGTTACAATAGCGCGGAAAAATGGCCCAGAAGCCCATAAAAGGACCATTCAGCTGAAGGACATGTCTGGTCGGAGCGTGCCAATAACCCTGTGGGGAAACTTCTGTGATGTTGAAGGACAGCTGCTGCATTCACAGTGGGAGTCTGGTTTGAACCCTATACTTGCTGTGAAGGGTGGCCGTATCAGTCATTTCAATGGACCATCTGTGGGCACAACTAGCTCAAGCCAGTTGAAAATAAACCCTGACTTACCCGCGGCAGAAAAGCTGAGGCGATGGTACGCAGCCGAGCAGGAGGACGATGTTTACCAAACCATTGTGCAGATCAATGATGAGGACTTTGGGACGTTAAGTCAGCCTGATTTGGCCACCGTTGTGGCTACAATTTCATTTGTATGCTCTGGTGCCTGTTGCTACCCAGCCTGTGACTTGATGTTTAATGGCGAGCAATGCAAGAAAAGGGTCACAGCTGATGGTGATTGGTGGTGGTGCAACAGATGTCTTAGGAGGTCCAAAACTTGTGAGTACAGGTATCATATCGTGTGTCAGATTCATGATCATACTGGTTCTACCTATGCTACTGTCTCTCAAAAGGCGGCCAGGGACATAATTGGCCGCAAGGCACAAGAGTTTTACACAATAAAAGATGCTGTGCAAAATGGCCAAGAATTTGAGAAAATCATGCAGGGGATTCTTGGGTGTGAATATCTGCTCAAGATGAGCATTAAGAAGGTCGCCGAGAACGGTATCGTCGTGAAGCGTGTCATAGTAGAGGCTGAAAGGCTGGACTTGTCAAACAGTCGCCGTGTCCTGGGAGCAATCGACAAACTGTCGAAGGATAACTCATCTTCATCTGTTGGTGACATTGAGATATGA
- the LOC100846301 gene encoding probable F-box protein At4g22165, translating to MELCSVASIMSLGSLAVQRTRLCSIALRVLLKLLGFAPSSLKKFCKDVHPPLTEAIVGTSPELPQDVLMGIFATLEIPDVIRAGAVCPSWHSAFTSLTSLGQYKLPQTPCLLYTSESSDDSAAYLYSITEKRSYKLTLPDPPIRTRYLIGSSHGWLVTVDERSEMHLVNPITCEQIALPSVTTIEQVKPIFDQYGVLHKYEFSWHTGLRGSNSPSIFALDKLRDVLHYKAFVFPDTSTGSYIVVLIHNSMFQLSFARVGDDKWTWLPPNEDYSDCMYKDGLLYAVSVMGELHTLDLSGPVVVMKTMISIPRKYDYEYTYIVQAPWGGLLLIWRICEDYELEPDPGASVFWNTTEFRIYEVEAAGSELKEINCLRDHVLFLGHNQSLCLGAEEYPSLRANHVYFTDDNFLWTTGCKNNHRDMGTLNLDDNSKEELVPPQLWSNSPAPVWITPDLRKINLDSRGG from the coding sequence ATGGAGTTGTGTAGCGTCGCCTCGATAATGAGCTTAGGGAGTCTCGCTGTACAACGGACACGTCTGTGCTCCATAGCCTTGAGAGTTTTGCTGAAGCTGCTAGGCTTCGCTCCCAGTTCACTGAAGAAATTCTGCAAAGATGTCCATCCACCATTGACCGAGGCTATCGTGGGCACATCACCGGAGCTGCCTCAGGACGTCTTGATGGGTATCTTTGCCACCCTTGAAATCCCTGACGTCATACGTGCCGGCGCTGTCTGCCCCTCTTGGCACTCTGCATTTACCAGCCTTACAAGCCTTGGGCAGTATAAACTCCCACAGACGCCATGCCTGCTCTACACTTCTGAATCTTCGGATGATAGCGCGGCTTACCTCTACAGCATCACCGAAAAGAGATCGTACAAGTTAACTCTTCCCGACCCACCTATCCGCACTAGGTATTTGATCGGGTCCTCTCATGGCTGGCTGGTTACTGTTGATGAAAGATCTGAGATGCATCTTGTCAATCCCATCACATGTGAACAGATTGCTCTCCCTTCAGTGACCACCATCGAGCAGGTGAAGCCCATCTTTGATCAGTACGGTGTTCTCCACAAGTATGAGTTCTCGTGGCACACTGGACTGCGTGGTTCTAACTCACCATCGATTTTTGCTCTTGACAAGCTGCGGGACGTACTCCACTATAAGGCGTTTGTGTTCCCTGATACATCCACGGGAAGCTACATTGTGGTGCTCATCCATAATTCAATGTTCCAGCTATCATTTGCGAGGGTAGGGGATGATAAGTGGACCTGGCTGCCACCTAACGAAGACTATAGCGATTGCATGTACAAAGATGGCCTTTTGTATGCAGTGTCTGTAATGGGAGAACTTCACACCTTAGATCTTAGTGGCCCTGTGGTCGTTATGAAGACGATGATAAGCATACCCAGGAAGTATGATTATGAGTACACGTACATTGTCCAGGCTCCATGGGGTGGTCTACTGCTCATTTGGAGAATCTGTGAGGATTATGAATTAGAACCTGATCCTGGGGCATCTGTGTTCTGGAACACTACAGAGTTCAGAATATATGAAGTTGAGGCTGCAGGAAGTGAACTTAAGGAAATCAATTGCTTGCGTGAccatgttttgtttcttgggcATAATCAATCACTCTGTCTCGGTGCTGAAGAATACCCGTCTCTCAGGGCAAATCACGTCTACTTCACTGATGATAATTTCTTGTGGACAACGGGATGTAAGAATAATCACCGTGATATGGGAACTCTCAACCTAGATGATAACAGCAAGGAGGAACTTGTGCCTCCACAGCTTTGGTCCAACTCTCCGGCTCCTGTTTGGATTACGCCTGATCTCAGAAAGATAAACTTGGATTCACGGGGGGGTTGA
- the LOC100846917 gene encoding replication protein A 70 kDa DNA-binding subunit C isoform X2 has protein sequence MIIIVTKLDVLQTECPMIGTPKMCQMKILPQEQEPNLPASAAQTYSGSYSGNPGMLGSSVAPMVEQAANSLSYGGPYKGIHGTVGSSIGRAVEPGPNNVLSGGSYGTVPAQNTMNANVVQPDSQLPLLSSHQNQRFAIPGAGRGFGPPGNIYGRPAQPSYQQPPPAYRNSGPVAKNEAPPRVTPISALNPYQTTWTIKARVTAKSRVTHFINASGPGTVFNFDLLDAHGGEIRAKCFKAAVDQFYNLIEVDKVYLISRGAIRPAQKKFNPLNNDYDLTLDVSTSIEICSGDDSSIPRQQFNFRQISEIANMDGGSMVDLLGVVTSVSPTVPLMKKDGNETKKRNLQLKDMSGCSVEITFWGDFCDAEGQQLQSLCDSGSSPMLVLKSGRVNDFNGKSVGTISSSLIKINPDFPDAERLRQWYITEGKNAACSSLSVATMGRTDVRKTIAEIKGENLGQSDKPAWITVIGSIFHIANDPFCYPACTMQVNGRQCNKKVTNNGDGMWYCDKCEQSSPNCEYRYLLNCQMQDHTGSTYCNAFQEAGKDIIGVTAQELFRIKHEEQDDVQFAEIMQRARHQLFLLKLKVKEEIYNDEARVKYTIFKAEKLDDPRFLLGIIDRLLVEDDAGSTPGVNHAAAANAGFTNSEAGQSVVTSNNTYAMNMGGPNQFGQQASLSARVPTTSRATRYAQTCSVCGSNGHNAQNCPATMDDMHQPAPSVGFTASSYGSSAGGNASSGLCFKCNQPGHFSRDCPGLTTSYGNSAVNANASSNLCFKCNQPGHYSRDCPAQGSSYPSSAGGNSGANLCFKCNQPGHYARDCPAQAAGAPQHPAYGNNASAASGGYSRQYVGSF, from the exons AT GATCATTATTGTTACCAAACTTGATGTTCTGCAAACTGAGTGCCCCATGATTGGGACGCCGAAGATGTGTCAGATGAAAATCTTACCTCAAGAACAGGAGCCTAACTTACCAGCCAGTGCTGCTCAAACATATAGTGGAAGCTATTCTGGTAACCCAGGCATGCTGGGCTCTTCTGTTGCTCCGATGGTGGAGCAGGCTGCTAACAGTCTTTCATATGGTGGACCCTACAAAGGCATTCATGGCACAGTAGGCTCTTCTATTGGTCGGGCAGTCGAACCTGGTCCTAACAATGTGCTGTCAGGTGGATCTTATGGTACAGTGCCAGCACAGAACACAATGAATGCCAATGTGGTGCAGCCAGACTCTCAGCTGCCTTTACTGAGCTCTCATCAAAACCAGAGGTTTGCGATACCCGGGGCAGGTCGGGGCTTTGGTCCTCCTGGTAATATTTATGGGCGTCCTGCTCAGCCTTCGTATCAGCAGCCACCTCCAGCATATAGGAATAGTGGCCCAGTTGCTAAGAATGAAGCTCCTCCCCGTGTTACTCCGATTTCTGCGTTGAACCCGTACCAAACTACATGGACGATAAAGGCTAGGGTGACTGCGAAGTCTCGTGTCACTCATTTTATCAATGCTTCAGGTCCAGGAACAGTCTTCAACTTTGATCTTCTTGATGCACATGGTGGTGAAATTCGTGCAAAATGCTTTAAGGCGGCAGTTGATCAGTTCTACAATCTAATTGAGGTTGATAAGGTGTACTTGATATCTAGAGGGGCGATAAgacccgcacagaagaagttTAACCCTTTGAACAATGACTATGATTTGACTCTGGACGTGTCAACATCTATAGAAATTTGTTCTGGTGATGATAGCAGCATCCCTAGGCAGCAGTTCAATTTCCGACAGATCAGTGAAATAGCAAACATGGATGGAGGATCCATGGTAGATTTGCTTGGGGTTGTTACATCAGTTAGCCCTACTGTTCCACTAATGAAGAAGGATGGCAATGAAACTAAGAAAAGAAACCTTCAGCTGAAGGACATGTCTGGTTGCAGCGTGGAAATAACCTTTTGGGGGGACTTCTGTGATGCTGAAGGTCAGCAGCTGCAGTCACTGTGCGATTCTGGATCAAGTCCAATGCTTGTCCTGAAAAGTGGTCGTGTCAATGACTTCAACGGCAAATCTGTGGGCACAATCAGCTCAAGCTTGATAAAAATAAATCCGGATTTTCCTGATGCAGAAAGGCTGAGGCAGTGGTATATAACTGAAGGAAAAAATGCTGCTTGCAGTTCTTTATCTGTGGCAACCATGGGCAGGACTGATGTTCGAAAAACTATTGCAGAGATCAAGGGTGAAAATCTGGGGCAATCAGATAAGCCTGCTTGGATCACGGTTATTGGTTCGATTTTTCACATTGCCAATGACCCTTTTTGTTATCCAGCTTGCACAATGCAGGTTAATGGTAGGCAGTGCAACAAAAAGGTCACAAATAATGGTGACGGGATGTGGTATTGTGATAAATGCGAGCAGAGTTCTCCAAACTGTGAGTATAGGTACTTGCTAAATTGTCAGATGCAGGATCACACCGGTTCTACCTATTGCAATGCATTCCAAGAGGCTGGCAAGGATATTATTGGTGTCACCGCGCAAGAGCTTTTCAGGATAAAACATGAAGAACAAGATGATGTACAATTTGCAGAAATCATGCAGCGGGCCCGTCATCAGCTATTTCTGTTAAAGTTGAAAGTCAAGGAAGAAATCTACAATGACGAGGCACGTGTGAAATACACCATTTTTAAGGCTGAAAAATTGGACGACCCACGTTTTCTTCTTGGAATAATTGATAGACTTTTGGTGGAGGATGACGCGGGTTCCACACCTGGTGTGAAtcacgctgctgctgctaacgCTGGTTTTACCAACTCTGAAGCTGGACAGAGTGTGGTAACTTCCAACAATACCTATGCCATGAACATGGGTGGCCCAAATCAGTTTGGGCAGCAAGCAAGTTTATCTGCCAGGGTGCCTACCACATCACGAGCAACACGGTATGCGCAGACTTGCAGTGTTTGTGGTTCCAATGGGCATAATGCACAGAACTGCCCTGCAACCATGGATGATATGCATCAACCAGCACCAAGTGTGGGCTTCACTGCTAGTTCATATGGCTCTTCAGCTGGCGGCAACGCCAGCTCAGGCTTGTGCTTCAAATGTAATCAGCCTGGGCACTTCTCTAGAGATTGTCCAGGGCTGACTACCTCCTACGGCAATTCAGCCGTCAACGCCAATGCCAGCTCTAACCTGTGCTTCAAGTGTAATCAGCCTGGGCACTATTCTCGAGACTGCCCAGCGCAGGGTAGCTCCTACCCCTCTTCAGCTGGGGGCAACAGCGGTGCGAATCTGTGCTTCAAGTGTAATCAACCGGGGCACTACGCTAGGGACTGTCCGGCACAGGCAGCTGGTGCACCCCAGCACCCAGCGTATGGGAATAATGCCTCCGCCGCATCAGGAGGATACAGCAGGCAGTATGTTGGTAGCTTCTGA
- the LOC100846917 gene encoding replication protein A 70 kDa DNA-binding subunit C isoform X1: MEPPRLTEGAVKQLSEHPHGAGTIFPVVQVGDVKIVNTKGGPQQQSERYRMLISDGVNSQQSMLATPLNALVKDGTLRAGSIVHLVETMCNTIQNRRIIIVTKLDVLQTECPMIGTPKMCQMKILPQEQEPNLPASAAQTYSGSYSGNPGMLGSSVAPMVEQAANSLSYGGPYKGIHGTVGSSIGRAVEPGPNNVLSGGSYGTVPAQNTMNANVVQPDSQLPLLSSHQNQRFAIPGAGRGFGPPGNIYGRPAQPSYQQPPPAYRNSGPVAKNEAPPRVTPISALNPYQTTWTIKARVTAKSRVTHFINASGPGTVFNFDLLDAHGGEIRAKCFKAAVDQFYNLIEVDKVYLISRGAIRPAQKKFNPLNNDYDLTLDVSTSIEICSGDDSSIPRQQFNFRQISEIANMDGGSMVDLLGVVTSVSPTVPLMKKDGNETKKRNLQLKDMSGCSVEITFWGDFCDAEGQQLQSLCDSGSSPMLVLKSGRVNDFNGKSVGTISSSLIKINPDFPDAERLRQWYITEGKNAACSSLSVATMGRTDVRKTIAEIKGENLGQSDKPAWITVIGSIFHIANDPFCYPACTMQVNGRQCNKKVTNNGDGMWYCDKCEQSSPNCEYRYLLNCQMQDHTGSTYCNAFQEAGKDIIGVTAQELFRIKHEEQDDVQFAEIMQRARHQLFLLKLKVKEEIYNDEARVKYTIFKAEKLDDPRFLLGIIDRLLVEDDAGSTPGVNHAAAANAGFTNSEAGQSVVTSNNTYAMNMGGPNQFGQQASLSARVPTTSRATRYAQTCSVCGSNGHNAQNCPATMDDMHQPAPSVGFTASSYGSSAGGNASSGLCFKCNQPGHFSRDCPGLTTSYGNSAVNANASSNLCFKCNQPGHYSRDCPAQGSSYPSSAGGNSGANLCFKCNQPGHYARDCPAQAAGAPQHPAYGNNASAASGGYSRQYVGSF; encoded by the exons ATGGAGCCGCCGCGGCTGACGGAGGGGGCGGTGAAGCAGCTGTCGGAGCACCCCCACGGGGccggcaccatcttcccgGTGGTGCAGGTAGGGGACGTGAAGATCGTCAACACCAAGGGCGGCCCGCAGCAGCAGTCGGAGCGCTACCGCATGCTCATCTCCGACGGGGTCAACTCGCAGCAGTCCATGCTCGCCACCCCGCTCAACGCCCTCGTCAAGGATGGCACGCTCCGCGCCGGCTCCATCGTCCACCTCGTCGAGACCATGTGCAACACCATCCAGAACCGCAG GATCATTATTGTTACCAAACTTGATGTTCTGCAAACTGAGTGCCCCATGATTGGGACGCCGAAGATGTGTCAGATGAAAATCTTACCTCAAGAACAGGAGCCTAACTTACCAGCCAGTGCTGCTCAAACATATAGTGGAAGCTATTCTGGTAACCCAGGCATGCTGGGCTCTTCTGTTGCTCCGATGGTGGAGCAGGCTGCTAACAGTCTTTCATATGGTGGACCCTACAAAGGCATTCATGGCACAGTAGGCTCTTCTATTGGTCGGGCAGTCGAACCTGGTCCTAACAATGTGCTGTCAGGTGGATCTTATGGTACAGTGCCAGCACAGAACACAATGAATGCCAATGTGGTGCAGCCAGACTCTCAGCTGCCTTTACTGAGCTCTCATCAAAACCAGAGGTTTGCGATACCCGGGGCAGGTCGGGGCTTTGGTCCTCCTGGTAATATTTATGGGCGTCCTGCTCAGCCTTCGTATCAGCAGCCACCTCCAGCATATAGGAATAGTGGCCCAGTTGCTAAGAATGAAGCTCCTCCCCGTGTTACTCCGATTTCTGCGTTGAACCCGTACCAAACTACATGGACGATAAAGGCTAGGGTGACTGCGAAGTCTCGTGTCACTCATTTTATCAATGCTTCAGGTCCAGGAACAGTCTTCAACTTTGATCTTCTTGATGCACATGGTGGTGAAATTCGTGCAAAATGCTTTAAGGCGGCAGTTGATCAGTTCTACAATCTAATTGAGGTTGATAAGGTGTACTTGATATCTAGAGGGGCGATAAgacccgcacagaagaagttTAACCCTTTGAACAATGACTATGATTTGACTCTGGACGTGTCAACATCTATAGAAATTTGTTCTGGTGATGATAGCAGCATCCCTAGGCAGCAGTTCAATTTCCGACAGATCAGTGAAATAGCAAACATGGATGGAGGATCCATGGTAGATTTGCTTGGGGTTGTTACATCAGTTAGCCCTACTGTTCCACTAATGAAGAAGGATGGCAATGAAACTAAGAAAAGAAACCTTCAGCTGAAGGACATGTCTGGTTGCAGCGTGGAAATAACCTTTTGGGGGGACTTCTGTGATGCTGAAGGTCAGCAGCTGCAGTCACTGTGCGATTCTGGATCAAGTCCAATGCTTGTCCTGAAAAGTGGTCGTGTCAATGACTTCAACGGCAAATCTGTGGGCACAATCAGCTCAAGCTTGATAAAAATAAATCCGGATTTTCCTGATGCAGAAAGGCTGAGGCAGTGGTATATAACTGAAGGAAAAAATGCTGCTTGCAGTTCTTTATCTGTGGCAACCATGGGCAGGACTGATGTTCGAAAAACTATTGCAGAGATCAAGGGTGAAAATCTGGGGCAATCAGATAAGCCTGCTTGGATCACGGTTATTGGTTCGATTTTTCACATTGCCAATGACCCTTTTTGTTATCCAGCTTGCACAATGCAGGTTAATGGTAGGCAGTGCAACAAAAAGGTCACAAATAATGGTGACGGGATGTGGTATTGTGATAAATGCGAGCAGAGTTCTCCAAACTGTGAGTATAGGTACTTGCTAAATTGTCAGATGCAGGATCACACCGGTTCTACCTATTGCAATGCATTCCAAGAGGCTGGCAAGGATATTATTGGTGTCACCGCGCAAGAGCTTTTCAGGATAAAACATGAAGAACAAGATGATGTACAATTTGCAGAAATCATGCAGCGGGCCCGTCATCAGCTATTTCTGTTAAAGTTGAAAGTCAAGGAAGAAATCTACAATGACGAGGCACGTGTGAAATACACCATTTTTAAGGCTGAAAAATTGGACGACCCACGTTTTCTTCTTGGAATAATTGATAGACTTTTGGTGGAGGATGACGCGGGTTCCACACCTGGTGTGAAtcacgctgctgctgctaacgCTGGTTTTACCAACTCTGAAGCTGGACAGAGTGTGGTAACTTCCAACAATACCTATGCCATGAACATGGGTGGCCCAAATCAGTTTGGGCAGCAAGCAAGTTTATCTGCCAGGGTGCCTACCACATCACGAGCAACACGGTATGCGCAGACTTGCAGTGTTTGTGGTTCCAATGGGCATAATGCACAGAACTGCCCTGCAACCATGGATGATATGCATCAACCAGCACCAAGTGTGGGCTTCACTGCTAGTTCATATGGCTCTTCAGCTGGCGGCAACGCCAGCTCAGGCTTGTGCTTCAAATGTAATCAGCCTGGGCACTTCTCTAGAGATTGTCCAGGGCTGACTACCTCCTACGGCAATTCAGCCGTCAACGCCAATGCCAGCTCTAACCTGTGCTTCAAGTGTAATCAGCCTGGGCACTATTCTCGAGACTGCCCAGCGCAGGGTAGCTCCTACCCCTCTTCAGCTGGGGGCAACAGCGGTGCGAATCTGTGCTTCAAGTGTAATCAACCGGGGCACTACGCTAGGGACTGTCCGGCACAGGCAGCTGGTGCACCCCAGCACCCAGCGTATGGGAATAATGCCTCCGCCGCATCAGGAGGATACAGCAGGCAGTATGTTGGTAGCTTCTGA